A single Vulcanisaeta distributa DSM 14429 DNA region contains:
- a CDS encoding coiled-coil protein encodes MAFLNEEELESKIKELSSEILRIRNEIESREKEREGLRNELNKVREEISSVINQLNSKRAELKGVKDEIAKLRKSRDDIVSTLKQLKDKRLELLKRIKELIDRVRKYRELLKMVNDLIGGKPVDKDKLKELIDKLEFEHEISPTDPEKEWEFFRTIQQLEKELNAAEVLSRIKEYISRDSQEIEKMRKERMELGQQMRDLYNNVLANIKSQIQELKKKRESIVNEIIQLKSKRDSLKARRDELKKAILSKSAEIKDLRTRLRELNEELNKYQLLLAAARKSKSLAIKKQEEARIKEELRRRAEEGLQKLMKGERVSLNDLLGLEYDEENEK; translated from the coding sequence ATGGCATTTTTGAATGAGGAGGAGTTGGAGAGTAAGATTAAGGAATTGAGTAGTGAAATTCTTAGGATTAGGAATGAAATTGAGAGTAGGGAGAAGGAGCGGGAGGGCCTTCGTAATGAGTTGAATAAGGTTAGGGAAGAGATAAGTTCAGTGATAAATCAACTCAATAGTAAGAGGGCTGAGTTGAAGGGTGTTAAGGATGAAATCGCTAAGCTGAGGAAGAGTAGGGATGACATAGTGAGTACGTTAAAGCAACTTAAGGATAAAAGACTTGAACTGCTTAAGAGGATTAAGGAATTGATAGATAGGGTAAGGAAGTATAGGGAATTGCTGAAAATGGTTAATGACTTAATTGGTGGTAAACCCGTTGATAAGGATAAGTTAAAGGAGTTAATAGATAAGCTTGAGTTTGAGCATGAGATATCGCCCACGGATCCTGAGAAGGAGTGGGAATTCTTTAGGACAATACAGCAGTTGGAGAAGGAGTTGAACGCGGCCGAAGTACTTTCGAGAATTAAGGAATACATAAGTCGTGACTCTCAGGAAATTGAGAAAATGCGTAAGGAAAGGATGGAGTTAGGGCAGCAAATGAGGGATCTTTATAATAATGTCCTTGCTAATATCAAGTCTCAAATACAGGAATTGAAGAAGAAGAGGGAATCCATTGTTAATGAAATCATTCAATTAAAGAGTAAGAGGGACTCGCTTAAGGCTCGTCGGGATGAGTTAAAGAAGGCTATATTGAGTAAGTCGGCTGAGATTAAGGATTTAAGGACTCGCTTAAGGGAATTGAATGAGGAATTAAACAAGTACCAACTATTACTGGCGGCTGCACGCAAGTCGAAAAGCCTCGCCATAAAGAAGCAGGAGGAGGCAAGGATCAAGGAAGAGTTAAGGAGAAGGGCTGAGGAAGGCCTTCAGAAGTTGATGAAGGGTGAAAGAGTATCACTGAATGATTTATTAGGTCTGGAGTATGATGAAGAAAATGAGAAGTGA